The Raphanus sativus cultivar WK10039 chromosome 6, ASM80110v3, whole genome shotgun sequence sequence TTCTACATGTCTCTCTCGTTACTGAAAAATTGTTTGTCATCGCCGGCAAATTCTCTCTCCTTTCTCCAGTAGACATTGACAAGTTTCGGCCTTTCGATAACCAAACCCCATTTCAGAGTCTCGATTGAATAATAGCCctctcatcctcctcctccttctctgtACACTGTACGGCTCCGGCGTTTTTAGGTAAAAGCGAACTCTCTTAACCATCCTCTCCTTGGCATTGCTGATTTGTTGCAAAAAGGCATTTCCTTTTTCGTCTATCTCCCCCTTGATTATAGTTAAAAGTCGTGTCTTTCTGTGGGACATAGTTACGAGTTATGTTCTGCTTTTTAGTTCCTCTAGTcaaagattgaaacttttgCTTTCTTGAACACTGTTCACTTACCATTGTTGCAAAGGCATTTCCTTTTCTTCTATCTCCGCTTGATTATAGTTAAAAATCGTGTCTTTTTTGGTGACATAGTTGCAAGCCGTGTTCTGCTTTTAGTTCCTAGTCAAAGATTGAAACTTGCTTTCTTGAACACTTGTCACTCATCATTCTTCATATATATAGCATAAACACTGTTGATTATGCTTTTATATTTAACTGAGCCGTTTTGTTTTGTACTGTGAATTAGTCCTTAAAAGGAGAGATGTCAATGATAGCAAGCTCTTCGCATAATGATCAAGATTCAATAAGCTTGCAAGTTCTTCTCGATGCTTTTGGTTCTAGTTTCTCTCTAGACGACATTACTGCTGCCTACCGCCAAGCTAGCCAGAATGTTGACGTGGCTGGTGAGATTCTCTTTGCCATGACTGAAGAAAAGACTCCACAAAGTGACCAAGTCAAAACGAATGAAGAAGCAACTCATGCCAAAGCCAAAGTATTGAAGCCAAGAAAATGTTCTGTGTCAGTTGGCAGTGTTTCGAGTGTTATCGGTAAGGAGTATGTTAGAACCAGGCCTGTAACTAATCCTCGCCAAGAAGCCACTAAACCGGTGAAGATAGACTCAAAGGATATACCAGAAACTGAGATATGGTGTGATGAAAGGCCAAAAAGAAACGAGGGGAACATCATCAAGAGCAGGGCTCCAACTGAGGTTGAGGAGTTTATTGTTAAGATGCTTGGAGAAGGCTTTCAAGCTAGCCCAGAGCTCATTCACCACATTCTTGGTAACcacttctcttctctctttcctttaatttcacattctttttcttctttaatgAAACTTTATGATCTTAGCTGCTAAAAATTTTATCTTCTTTTCCACCAAACTATCAGGCATATGCGGCTATGATGTGAAGAAGGTAAAGCCAATTCCCTTTGGCTCTTAATTATGACATGTGGCCTTTATAGCTGcatcacttttattttattttatttgagcTACTTTGACAAATCCTTTTTTAGTGTCTTAATACTATTTGCTGACTAAaatttgagataaaaattgaCTTTTCAGTCCTACGGTCTCCTCTAGTTGTGTTCACTTGATTGCTATTGGTATCTCTATAGCTCTTAGCATATGGCTCCTGTGAGTATTTTTTAGATCCTGCGGTTGGATCTTTGTGTGTTTAACCTTCTTCTTTTGGTATCCACTCTATATTCTTTAATTATATTGCAGAGTACGGAGAAACTACTTGACTTGTCTGATACCAAGAAGCATGCTGATGCTGGAATATCCAATGAACTTGTGAGCTTTTGCTATATGACATTCAGTTTTGGTGGTTGTTATAGACTGTTTTTCTACTTAATCTGACTCTGATTGGTTACTTTGGTCTCTTCTTAAAGATGTCAAAAGTTGATCCTCAAAGACTAAATGGATCTACGTCTTGCAACCAAGTGGAATTTTCTCAGAGGTACACGCTTTTTCCTTTTGTGCAAAACCCTTCCCCTTGGCTATCCTTTTTGATATCTTTCTCTCTGTGATGATGCAGTGATGGAGCAAGAACCTTGACAGGTTCAGAGGAAGGAGGCAAGGACAATTCTGGTCTTGAAAAGGAGGTGTTAGAAGCTTTATTCTCATGTCCAGAAAGATATGAGGAAGTGCCAAAGCTAACTCGGCGGTTTGtagaaagaagaggaagagctGCTGGTCGTCCTGTTATTAAACCTCTGGAAGACCCTTTTCAAGAGAGAGTTGTCACCGTGAAACAATCGTCACATACATCTAAACAAGGTAAACCGTGTCAGAGTCTCTTTACATGTACGTTTGTTTGAGTTTAAATCTCAAGAGTTTgctaaactctctctctatgTCTCTGACTTTGAttagatgaagatgatgaaaatGAATACAAGGCACACCGTAAAGCAGTGCACGAGAATTTGCATGAGATGAAAGAATATTACGGAGCTGTAAGTCTTTGGAGATTATAAGGATTCATGTGAATGTGATTGTTTCATAACTAAAACCTCTTTCTGTTTGGCAGGCTGTAGAGGCATTTTCCAAAGGAGAAACCGAGCGAGCACAGAGACTTGTGGAAAAGGTACTGCATTGTGGTTGAATGTATCTCTATGCCGTTTTCTTGTGTTATTTGATATCTTCCACAATGCGTAGGGACACTTCTTCGGACAAAAAGCTCGAGAGGCAGATGACAAATCCATAGCAAAGATGCTTCAAGTCAAGTGGGTTAAATTCCGCAACCGTTTTCTTTTCAGTCTTGTACTGTAAAAGGTGTtgagaaaatttcaaaaaccaATGATATAGGGAAGAAGAAAATGGTTCCACTTATAAGGAAGACGAGGTAGTCATAGTGAATGTGAATGAGCTCGAACCAAGGGAAGCTCTTCGTCTTCTCAAACTCCAACTTAAGAACTTCACTGGCATTCCATGTGCGTTTTCAAACCTCTCTCTaaaccttttgtttttgttaaacgAATCTTATctctttgtgttttctttgtgaatTATGATTCAGCTATCAAAGTCCTCAGAGTCAAACTAGGTGACAACAAAGAAGATTCCAAATGCAAACGAAGGGTACCTAACTATCTTTGCTCTCTCATGTATCTTCATCTCTAAAACAAACTTTGAGTTGATTTGGTTCGCTTTGTTTACTTAGCATACTGCAATTGCAAAGCTGCTGGATGGAGAATCCATTGCTTGGTCTAGAGAATATGATGGCCTCGTGATGATGATTCGTATTGATGAGATTGACCCTGAGAAGTTGAGTTTTGccaagaaataaaaacacaccATTGGTTTCTAATCCTTTTGCTTAGTTCCACTACAAAATTTGACTATGCTTGTTTCAAACAATATTCGTATGTAACAAAAGCAAAGAAGCATTTTGgcagaaatattttttttttggtttatcaAGTCATCTGACATTACAATATGCTTATAATGTTTGGAGAGCCAAGATTCCATTTTAGTAAAACAATATAAACCGGCAAagtcaaagaagaaacaaaactttGAACTTATACAGTATGAGACTATTAATGAACCTCTTCATCATTGCTATCTAAAGTTTCAAGCAGGAGAGGTGGTGCATGCTGAACATTCCCTTGATTCTACTCTGAGTCTTGACAAAAGGTGAGAATGATCGAGTCTATGACATCTCAACCACCGCAAAGAAAAGTGTAGCCACAGTGTACCCCAAGTCCCCAAAGCCCAACATACCTGTGCAGTATCTCTGGCAATGCTTCCCCTTGAGGCCAGTAATAAAAAGCAACAGAACCAGCAATCACTGTAGCAAGAGATCCAATGAAGAACTGCGTGGCCCAATAGGCAACCAAATAGATGGAAGAATATGGCAATGGTGATGTCAGGAGGACTGTAACGTATGCTGTAACCGCAACAACTGTCACAGTTCACTTTCTTTAAGACGAGATCCGTAAGCTCAGCAGTTAGTGTTGTTGTATTTGTTCTGAACAACCTGACCAGAACTGAATAAATGGAGGGCCGCTGATAGCCATAACATATAGGGACAACAAGTATACAAAACAACATGACATTTCTAGCAAAAGACAAACTAGTAACCACACTACTAAGAAGCTAATAGTTGTTCAAGTGTAAGTCTTTTACCTCTTTAGATTTGTCTCCTTTAGTTGTTTTGGTTTCACATTACTATTAGTGTTCATCGTTTTTCTTGAAATGGATGTTTATATTACAATGATCTTGCAAGTTCTTATTTAGACTCTGTTGAATAGGTTTAAGGTTTAGCTTGGTTCGTTACTCTGTTCAGTACATGTGCTTTCACTTAACTGCTGAATATATGTTTCGAAATTAATATCTCAGACGTTGGCTTGATCATATTCTCAAGGTAACTAAAAACACTATCTCTTTTTGATGGTTTTGTAATCTGTTGTTTTCTTCTGTTTTCTATATCTGCAGTGGATCTTCTGGGTCGGTCCATTCATTGGTGCTGCTCTTGCTGCTCTGTACCATCAGATAGTCATCAGAGCCATTACTTTCAAGTCCAAGACATAAGTCTTCCAATATATTATGATAATTATCTGAAAAAGACAACTGTACAAATGAGAGTACCCTCTCAATAAAGTCATGTCATATATAAGAAAGAAAGAGGATCCATGATATAATAAGAAAAGGATCAACTAAGTTCTCTGTGATCTGTTAACATTGAAGAAATCTCGCCTAAGAAGAGCTTAAGCtacttaaaataagaaaatgatcAAATGAGAAAAAGGAAGCAATGAAGCTCAACTCGAAGACATTCCCCCTCTCGGCGGTCTGTCACTGCTCTCTGCAACGTTAGTCTCCGAGGCTTTGCCTTCCTCTTCCGGTTCCAGACCAAGGACACCTAAAAGAATGAACTCCTTCAACAGAAGTGTGTCCACAATGTTACCCACATCTTGACTAAACTTCTCAGAGCATCTCTCGCTACTCTCTTCCCCTTCTTTAACCTTCCCCCTCACCAAAGATGCCACTAGAGCTCCGTTCCTATAAGCAGTACACGCCCTCAACACGTCGTGAGCACAGCTGAAGAAATGCCCATACGAAAAGTCTTCAAAATACTGTAAAATCCAACAAAAACCCATCAGAACAATCACAAACTCATGTGTAAATGGATgagttatagttttttttttttgttaccttGGGTGGTCTCCTCATGTTGTAAACCATCGTCTTCAAAGAAAGCAAGAATGTGTTTTCGCTGTAAGCTTTAGATTGGGCCTCCCCGCCTGCAGAACCAGCTGTTCTCTCGTAGCCAGGCTCGTTGAAGTAAGGCTTTTCATTCAAGATTAGACCTTGGATTGAGACAAGAACCTGTAACATTGTAGAGTTGTTGGGGATCCACTTCTCCTTCGGTGCACCACTCCAAGTGCCGAGAAGACTCAGACACACTTTCCCACAGTTGTACAGATTCGGGTTGATTCTTAGCCCACCAGACTGGTAATGAACCATCTgaacaaaacagaaaagaaaattcaCAATCACACAAAAGGGAAGACAAAAAATCACACTTTTGAGACGGTTCCACTGGACTTACCGGAGGCACAGAAGGGTATGTATCAGGGAAGAAGATATCGAAAAAGAAGAGACCGTCATGGTATGGAGTTCCATCGGCTCCAACAATCACAGCCCTCATAAGGTCCATCCTAGACTCATAAGCTCTGACAAATATCATCTCTGTTGCAATAAACAAAACAGAGAATGTAAAAAAAAGTTGCTAATATCAAGCAGCATGAAACTCATGAGCGGGTATTGTTATTATTACACTGACCTGGCAAATCATTCTCAAGAATTCTCCACTCTTCTTGGATCCTTTTCATCCATTCTTTCGAATGCTGAAAGTAGGAACAAAGatataatcagaaaaaaaacagaacaaaacatACATTCAAGAGTAGTGGTCAAACTATAAGGTGGCAAACCTGCTTTACAG is a genomic window containing:
- the LOC108809900 gene encoding putative nuclear RNA export factor SDE5 isoform X1, translated to MSMIASSSHNDQDSISLQVLLDAFGSSFSLDDITAAYRQASQNVDVAGEILFAMTEEKTPQSDQVKTNEEATHAKAKVLKPRKCSVSVGSVSSVIGKEYVRTRPVTNPRQEATKPVKIDSKDIPETEIWCDERPKRNEGNIIKSRAPTEVEEFIVKMLGEGFQASPELIHHILGICGYDVKKSTEKLLDLSDTKKHADAGISNELMSKVDPQRLNGSTSCNQVEFSQSDGARTLTGSEEGGKDNSGLEKEVLEALFSCPERYEEVPKLTRRFVERRGRAAGRPVIKPLEDPFQERVVTVKQSSHTSKQDEDDENEYKAHRKAVHENLHEMKEYYGAAVEAFSKGETERAQRLVEKGHFFGQKAREADDKSIAKMLQVKEEENGSTYKEDEVVIVNVNELEPREALRLLKLQLKNFTGIPSIKVLRVKLGDNKEDSKCKRRHTAIAKLLDGESIAWSREYDGLVMMIRIDEIDPEKLSFAKK
- the LOC108809900 gene encoding putative nuclear RNA export factor SDE5 isoform X2, with product MAPSTEKLLDLSDTKKHADAGISNELMSKVDPQRLNGSTSCNQVEFSQSDGARTLTGSEEGGKDNSGLEKEVLEALFSCPERYEEVPKLTRRFVERRGRAAGRPVIKPLEDPFQERVVTVKQSSHTSKQDEDDENEYKAHRKAVHENLHEMKEYYGAAVEAFSKGETERAQRLVEKGHFFGQKAREADDKSIAKMLQVKEEENGSTYKEDEVVIVNVNELEPREALRLLKLQLKNFTGIPSIKVLRVKLGDNKEDSKCKRRHTAIAKLLDGESIAWSREYDGLVMMIRIDEIDPEKLSFAKK